The Peptococcaceae bacterium genome window below encodes:
- the cas3 gene encoding CRISPR-associated helicase Cas3' produces MTKEYYARPGQTYKEHIEMAYEAWKETIKAKRGLLTRMGQLYRFETERFLKGSLLTVVLHDMGKMLESFQQMMCDIKEHKRVDYRKNYRHELVSFLFVMAAISQIEAKPDYSQWPLEALAVAGHHKALNTDLISFEKELKGICNLPSIDLEGLKIAISLAQKIFHQQGWELPYLNEKIAKKDGAAVLSQMINCLPQFARKEDIERARTLYLLTKGVLHYVDWYSSAGVQVRYNVETDVDTVIKKLHERCREKGIPFVGLRPFQKHAASHKGHLVAIAPTGNGKTEGSLFWAINNAKELGRAKIIYLLPTMATANSIWQRMTDIFGTDNVGLTHSTANLLFDKEENDEIKEVEYRKQVLFDQSFMKPVTVATVDQLLTAGFNTGRWVLKEINAANAAIVVDEVHAYDGWTLGLLNSTLQRLVKWGSRIMLMSATLPIGLRTLFAQSIPGLSFYEDKSLLNARRSKYYVHDCLIEEAERDIRTAVNKGYRVLVVVNTVEKCQRLAKQLKDLSPICLHSRFILRDRKKLENIINKARLAVATQVVEVALDIDYDWLFTECAPPDAVIQRAGRVNRYRDKYRDSRVYIFRADEKSHRIYDPINDPELLVRSFAAFQSVSKDYVTEQELLIVLEKVYQGIDFEGCEGYRDALCQYEISQNNRFGILDSRMTEEEAERTRLSKYETISIVPACFFQELKEALPKERKWYEVKVPYWYFLQHKKLLDGMLFCDIKYDPYYGGFLEPDDSFYGL; encoded by the coding sequence ATGACGAAGGAGTATTATGCTCGTCCAGGCCAGACTTACAAAGAACATATAGAAATGGCTTATGAGGCGTGGAAAGAAACTATTAAGGCCAAACGAGGTTTATTAACTAGAATGGGGCAGTTATATAGGTTTGAGACAGAAAGATTCCTGAAAGGATCACTGCTTACAGTAGTTTTACATGACATGGGGAAAATGCTGGAATCCTTTCAGCAGATGATGTGTGATATTAAAGAGCACAAACGCGTTGATTATAGGAAGAATTACCGGCATGAGCTAGTATCTTTCTTATTTGTGATGGCTGCAATAAGTCAGATAGAAGCTAAACCTGATTATTCACAATGGCCCTTAGAAGCCCTCGCTGTGGCGGGACATCACAAAGCCCTAAATACTGATTTAATTTCCTTTGAAAAAGAGCTTAAGGGTATATGCAATCTGCCCTCTATTGATCTAGAAGGACTAAAAATAGCAATAAGTCTTGCTCAGAAAATCTTTCATCAGCAAGGGTGGGAATTGCCATATTTAAATGAGAAGATTGCTAAAAAAGATGGGGCCGCTGTTCTCAGTCAAATGATAAACTGTTTACCACAATTTGCCAGAAAAGAAGATATAGAGCGTGCCAGAACATTGTATTTGCTTACCAAAGGGGTTTTACATTATGTTGATTGGTATAGCTCAGCAGGCGTACAGGTTAGATACAACGTTGAAACTGACGTTGATACTGTAATAAAAAAGCTACATGAAAGGTGCCGGGAAAAAGGTATCCCGTTTGTCGGTTTACGACCATTTCAAAAGCATGCAGCTTCACATAAAGGTCATCTTGTTGCTATTGCTCCAACGGGAAACGGCAAGACCGAGGGTTCACTATTCTGGGCTATTAACAATGCCAAAGAACTAGGAAGGGCTAAGATAATCTATCTGTTACCGACTATGGCCACCGCTAACAGCATCTGGCAAAGAATGACCGATATTTTTGGCACGGATAACGTAGGGCTAACTCATTCAACTGCTAATTTGTTATTCGATAAAGAAGAGAATGATGAGATCAAAGAAGTGGAATACAGAAAACAAGTTCTATTTGATCAGTCCTTTATGAAGCCTGTCACGGTGGCTACTGTTGACCAATTGTTGACTGCTGGGTTCAATACGGGGCGTTGGGTATTAAAGGAAATAAATGCCGCCAATGCTGCTATTGTGGTGGATGAAGTTCATGCCTATGACGGGTGGACTCTTGGACTACTAAACTCAACACTTCAGCGACTTGTCAAATGGGGTAGTCGAATAATGTTGATGAGCGCCACTCTACCGATAGGGCTAAGAACGCTCTTCGCCCAGTCAATCCCCGGTTTGTCTTTTTATGAGGACAAGTCTCTTCTAAATGCACGGCGGAGCAAGTATTATGTACACGATTGCTTAATCGAAGAAGCTGAAAGAGATATTAGAACTGCAGTTAATAAAGGATACAGGGTGTTGGTAGTGGTTAATACAGTGGAAAAATGCCAAAGGCTGGCGAAACAATTAAAGGACCTAAGCCCTATATGTTTGCATTCAAGGTTTATTTTGAGAGACAGGAAAAAGTTAGAGAACATAATAAATAAAGCGCGGCTAGCTGTGGCTACGCAAGTAGTAGAAGTTGCCCTTGATATTGATTATGACTGGCTATTTACAGAATGCGCCCCTCCGGATGCTGTAATACAGAGAGCTGGAAGAGTTAACCGCTATCGAGATAAATATCGGGATAGCAGAGTTTATATTTTTAGGGCGGATGAAAAGTCCCATCGGATTTATGACCCCATTAATGACCCAGAACTTTTGGTTAGGTCTTTCGCCGCTTTTCAGAGTGTTTCAAAGGATTATGTTACAGAACAGGAATTATTAATAGTTTTGGAAAAGGTTTATCAGGGGATTGACTTTGAAGGCTGCGAAGGATATCGGGATGCTTTATGTCAATATGAAATCAGTCAAAACAATAGATTTGGCATTCTGGATAGCCGGATGACAGAGGAAGAAGCGGAAAGAACTCGCTTAAGTAAATATGAAACAATATCTATTGTTCCTGCATGTTTTTTTCAGGAACTCAAGGAAGCTTTACCCAAAGAGAGGAAATGGTATGAGGTTAAAGTACCTTATTGGTACTTTTTACAGCACAAAAAGTTGTTGGATGGTATGTTGTTTTGTGATATTAAATATGACCCATATTATGGCGGTTTTCTTGAACCAGATGATTCTTTTTACGGATTGTAA